The Agrococcus carbonis sequence TCGACCTCGAGCTCGTCGGGGGCGCCGAACGTGACGATCTCGTCGCGCACCTTGACGCTCAGCCGCGGGAAGTCGGCGCCCGTGCCGGCCGACCACTTGATGTCCATGCCGCGGAACCCCGAGTACTCGCGCGTCGCGCGCGCGTAGCGCCGCAGCGCATCCGCCGCGCCCCCGACGGTGCCGTTGATGCCGTGCGGCGAGATGAGGATGCGCCCCGTCAGGCCGAGCTGCGAGCACAGCAGGTGCTGCCACAGCCGCACCGCCTCGGGGTCGGCGATGGGCGTGAAGCGGTAGTAGAGCAGCACCTTGTGCATTGGACGATTCTCCCAAACGGGTGCGGATGCGGCGCACGCGTCGGGCAGGATGGGCGGCTGTGAACATGTGGTTGCAGTGGCTGCTCGCGATGACCGTCAAGAGCAAGGGGCGCCCCGCGCTCGGCATCGAGGACGTCGCGCGCACGCCGTTCATGGTGCTGCCGACCGACATCGACCTGCTCGGCCACATGAACAACGGGCGCTACCCCTCGTACATGGATCTCGCGCGCGTCGACATGCTCACGCGCACCGGCATGGCGAAGGTGCTCGACCGCGCCGGGATCTACGCGGTGGTCGGGCAGTCGTCGATGGTCTACCGGCGCTCGCTCGACCTGTGGCAGCGATTCGACATCGAGACGGCCGTGCTCGGCGCCGACGAGCGCGCGATCTACCTTGTGCAGCGCTTCGTCGTCGACGGCGAGGTGCACGCGCGCGGCGTCGTGCAGGGCCGCTTCATCGAGAAGGGCGTGGGCACGGCGAAGATCGCGCGCGTCGTCGAGGTGCTCGCCGCGGCGGGGCTCGAGGTGCGGCTGCCCGAGCTCGACGAGCGGGTCGCGCACTGGGCCGAGGTCAACGCGCTGCCGCCGTCGCGCGCGAGCCACGCCTCCGACTGGGCGGGGCGCACGCCGCGCTGACCGCTCCGAGCTCTGGCGACGACCCGCCTCGCTGACGGCCCCGCACTCAACGGCCATGCGCGACGGATGTGCCGCGCATCAGCACATCCGTCGCGCATGGCCGTTGGGTTGCCGCGGGCTGGGCGAGGAAGACGCGTCAGGCCAGGCGCTCGCGCAGCAGCTCGAGCGCCGCGTGCGCCGCGTTGTGCCCGCCGATGCCCGAGACCGCGCCGCCGCGGCGCGCACCCGAGCCCGCCATGAGGATCCGCGGGTGCGCAGTCTCGACCCCCCACGCCTCGGCGACCGTCGTCGCCTCGCCCTCGAGCCACGGCCACGAGAGCGGCCCGTGGAAGATGTTGCCGCCGGGCATCGCGAGCGCGTCCTCGATGTCGAGGGTCGTCTTCGTCTCGATCGCCGGCCCGTCGACCCCGTCGAGCAGCAGCGGCGCGATCGGCTCGGCGAGCACCGAGTCGAGCGAGGCGAGCACAGCCGCACCGAGCTCGCCCCGCATCCGCTCGTTCGTCTCGGGCGTCAGCAGCCGGTCGGGCACCTGCAGCCCGAAGACGGTGAGCGTGTGGGCGCCGGATGCGCGCAGCTCGGGCCCGAGGATCGTCGGGTCGGTGAGCGAGTGGCAGTAGATCTCGCACGGCAGCGGCTCGGGGATGCGCCCGGCCGTCGCGGCAGCGTGCGCGGCGCCGAGCTGCGCGTAGCCCTCGTTGACGTGGAAGGTGCCGCCGAACGCCGCCTCGGGCGCGATGCCGTCGCGCAGGCCCGGCAGCCGCGAGAGCAGCATGTTGACCTTGACCTGCGCGCCCTCGGGCCGCGGCGCCCCGCCGTCCTCGTCGCCGAGCAGGCGCCCGAGCACGTGCGGCGCGACGGCCGAGAGCACGAGGTCGAACTCGGCCGTGAGCTCGGTGCCGGTCGGGATGCCCTCCGAGTCGGTCGGCAGGCCGCCGACGCGCTCCTGCCACGTGACCTCGCCGTCGGGCGTGACGCGGGTGACGGTGACGCCCGTCAGGATCTTCGCGCCTGCGTCGCGAGCGGCGCGCTCGAGCTCGCCCGAGACGCGGCCCATGCCGCCGATCGGCACGTCCCAGTCGCCGGTGCCGCCGCCGATCACGTGGTACAGCAGGCAGCGGTTCTGCTCGAGGTCCGGGTCGTCGAGGGCCGCGAACGTGCCGATGAGCGCATCGGTCGCGATGACGCCGCGCACGAGGTCGTGCCCGACCGCCGCCTCGATCGCGTCGGCGATCGGCGCGTCGACGATCTCCGACCACGCGGATGCGGCTCCCGCGGCGTCGCGCACGGCGGCCGCGGTGGGCAGGGGGCCGGTCAGGGTGGGGAACAGCGCCGCCGCGAGCCGGGTCGTGCGGTCGGTGAAGGCGGCGAAGCCGTCGGCGTCGTCCGCCGCGCCGATCGCGGCGAACGACGCGCGCGTGGCCGCCTCGTCGCCGACGTCGATGAGCAGCCCGCGGTCGGTGCCGGGCTGCGGCGTGTAGCTCGAGTAGCGGCGCCGCGCGAGCTGCACGTCGAGGCCGAGGTCGCGGATGATCTGCTCGGGCATGAGGCTCACGAGGTAGCTGTAGCGCGACAGGCGGGCGTCGTGGCCCGCGAAGCCGTTCGTGCTGACCGCCGCGCCGCCGACGTGGGGGAGCCGCTCGAGCACGGTCACGTCGACGCCCGCTCGGGCGAGGTAGGCGGCGGCCGTGAGGCCGTTGTGGCCTCCGCCGACGATGGCGACGCGCGGCATGCATGCTCCCGTGGGGCTCGGTGCTGCGCGGCCGATCGGCCGCGCCAGGGCCTAGACAACCACAGCGGCGGATGCGGGGGAACGGTCGGGCGCGAGGGCTCGCTCCGGAGTCGGGCGCATACGATGACGGCATGACCGACCAGCGCAGGGATGACGACTTCGACGCGCTCATCGCTGAAGGCATCGAGCGGGCGCAGCGCGATCACGCGCACGTCACGCCCGAGGAGCGCGCCGACGACATCCGGCAGCTCGGCCTCGACGGGCCGCTCGAGGTGGTCGACGAGCAGGACGCCGACGACGAGCCGCTGCAGGCGCCCCCGCTGCCCGACTCCGGCCCCGCGTTCGAGATCGACGACGCGACGTGGGCGGCCGCGCAGCAGCCCTACCGGCCGGTCGAGGTGCCGGGGCCGTGGCCCGCGCAGGCGCCGCCCGTGACCGGGTGGTCGCTGTCGCAGGACATCGTCGACGTGCCGACGGTGCAGATGGATGCGGCAGAGCTCCAGGCGGAGCTCCAGGCCGCGACGCCGCCTGCGCCCGAGCCGGAGACCGAGCCGGTGCGGCAGCCCGAGCCGGTGCGGCAGCCCGAGCCGACGCCGGAGCCGGTGCCCCAGCCGACGCCGGAGCCCGTGCGCCAGCCGGCGCCTGAGCCGGCGCCTGAGCCGGTCGCGACGCCGGACATCACGCCGGTCGCCGAGCCCGAGCCGGAGCCGCAGCCCACGCGGGTCGCCGAGCCCGAGCCTGCGCGAGTCGCGGAGCCGCAGCCCGCCCCGGTCACTGAGCCCGAGCCGGAACCGCAGCCGGTCGCCGAGCCGGTGCGGGAGCGGGTGGCCGAGCCCGCACCCGCGCCCGTCCCGCAGCCCGCGCCCGTTCCGCCGCGCGCCCCGGCCCCGCACCCCGCACCCGTCGCGAACCCTGCAGCGCCCGCGCCGGCCGCCGCATCCGCCCCCCTCACACCGCCGCGCACCGAGGACCCCCGCGCGCTCGCGGCCGTCGAGCGCGTGGCCGGCTGGGTCGAGCGGCTCGCCGGCGACGCCGGCCACCGGCGCGACAAGGCCGAGGAGCGGCTCGCGGGGCTGCTGCGCGACCCGGAGGGGTACGAGTTCGCGCTCGGCTTCGTCGACCGCGTGCTCCGGCCGGAGGATCCGCGGGTGAGCGCCCGCAGCTTCGAGGAGCTGAGCCGCGCGCTGCCGGGCATGCTCGACTGGCACCGCAGGCTCGGCGCGACGCTCGGTGGCGGCATGGGCATCGTGAGCCCCAAGCTCGTCATGCCCGTCGTCAAGAAGGGCATGCGCGACATGGTCGCCCACCTCGTGCTCGACGCGACGCCGGCGAAGCTGACCAAGGCGCTCGCGCGGCTGCGCGCCGACGGCACGCGCGTCGGCGTGACGCTGCTCGACGGCGGCGCCGCGGTGGGCGCGCAGGAGGCGGACGAGCGGCTCGAGGCGATCACGGCGCTGCTCGAGCGCGACGACGTCGACGGCGTGACGCTGCGCGTGACCGACGTCGTGCCGCAAGCGCGTCTGTGGGCGTTCGACGAGACCGTCGAGCGCGCCGTCGACGCGCTGCTGCCGCTGTTCCGCCACGCCGCCCGGGAGGCCGGCTCGCCGCCCCTCACGCTCGGCGTGGAGGGGCAGCGCGACCTCGACCTGACCGTCGCGGTCTTCGAGCGGCTGCTGTCGCGGCCCGAGCTCGCGCGGCTCGAGGCCGGCGCGACGGTGCCGACCTCGCTGCCGGGCGCGCTCGCGGCCTACCGCCGCCTCGCCGCCTTCGCGCGCGGGCGCCGCGCCCAGGGCGGCGCCGGCATCCGCGTGCGGCTCGTGAAGGGTGCGCACCTCGCCACCGAGCGCGTCGAGGCGGCGCTGCACAGCTGGCCGCTCGCGACGCTGCCCTCGAAGCAGGCGACCGACGCCAACTACGCGCGCGTGCTGCGCGAGGCGCTGCTGCCCGACAACGCGTTCGCGGTGCGGCTCGGCGTCGCGACGCACAACCTCTTCCACCTCGCGTACGCCGCCGAGATCGCGCGCGAGCACGGCACCCATCAGCGCATGGACGCCGAGCTGCTGCTCGGCATCGGCGCCGACCACCGCGACGCGGTGCGCGAGCTCTTCCCGCAGGTCGTGCTCACGGCGCCCGTCGCGCGGCCCGCCCGCTTCGCCGACGCCGTGCCCTACCTGCTGCGCCGGCTCGACGAGCACGCCGACGGCGACGGCTTCCTCTCGGCGATGGCCGAGCTCGGCGACCCCGCGGTGCTGCAGCGCGAGCGCGACCGGTTCCTCGCCTCGCTCGAGCACCTGCGCCGCGAGGACGCCGCGGGCGAGCTCCCGCCGCCGACCCGCACCCAGGATCGCTTGGGCGACCTCGCCGCGTCCATGACGCATCCGGCCGGCTTCGCGCACGAGCCCGTCACCGACGTCACGCTGCCGCAGAACCGCGACTGGGCGCGCCGGGTCGTGCGCCGAGCCGGCTCGAGCGAGCTCGGGCTGCGCACGGTCGACATGAACCGCATCGAGGACTGGCCGACCCTCGAGCGCCGCATCGATCGGGCGGCGCAGGCCGGTGACGGATGGGCTGCCGTCGGCGCCGAGGCACGCGCGGCCGCGCTGCGCGATGCCGCCGAGGCGCTGGGCGCCTACCGCGGGCGGCTCGTCGAGATCGCGATCGCCGAGACCGGCACGACGATCGCCGACGCCGACGCCGAGGTGTCCGCGGCGATCGACGCGGCGCGGCTGCACGCCGAGCACGCGCCGGGGCTCGAGCAGATCGAGGACGCCGTCGCGACCCCCGTGCCGCTCACCGTCGTGCTCTCGCCGTGGAGCTCGCCCGTCGCCGCGGCCGCCGACGACGTGACGGCGGCGCTCGCGACCGGCTCCGCCGTCATCCTGCGCCCCGCGCCGCAGGCCGCGCGCACCGCCGCGGTGCTGTGCGAGGCGCTGTGGGAGGGCGGCGTGCCGCGCGACGCGCTCGTGCTGTGCGAGGTCGCCGACGACGCGCTCGTCGAGCGGCTCGCCGCGCACCCGGCGGCCGGGCGCGTGCTGCTCACGGGCGACGACGGCACCGCGGCGCGGCTGCGGCGCGCGCGGCCCGACGGCGGGCTCCTCGCCCGCACCGGCGGCGTCAACAGCATCGTCGTCACGCCGTCGGCCGACCTCGACCAGGCCGCCGACGACATCATCGCGAGCGCGTTCGCGCGCGCCGGGCAGAGCCGGGCCGCCGCATCCGTCGTCATCCTCGTCGACACCGCGGGCGACTCCGAGCGCTTCCGCGCGCGCCTCGTCGACGCCGCGGCCGCCCTCCACGTCGGCTCGCCGCTCGACGTGCGCACGCAGGTGGGCCCGCTCGTCGCGCCCGCCGACGGCCCGCTGCTGCGGGCGCTCACGACCCTCGAGGACGAGGAGGAGTGGCTGCTCGAGCCGAGGCGGGCGGATGCGTCGGGCCGGCTCTGGACGCCCGGCATCCGCGACGCGGTGCTCCCCGAGCACCTGCCGGCGCAACCGCTCCACGGCCCGCACCTCTGGATCGTCGAGGTCGACGACCTCGACGAGGCGATCGAGGTGCAGAACGGCACGGGCACGGGCCTCGCCGCGGGCATCCACTCGCTCGACCCGCACGAGGTCGCCCACTGGCTCGACGAGGTGCGCGCCGGCAGCGCCTTCGTCAACCGGCCCATCACGGGCTCGATCGCCCACCGGCAGCCGTTCGGCGGCTGGCGCAGCTCGCAGGTCGGCCCGGGCACCCACGCGGGCGGGCCGAGCCGGCTCATGCCGCTCGTCGACTGGGCGCCGGTCGAGCGGGGCCCGCGCGCCTCGGTGCGGCTGCACGGCCTCGACAAGCGGGTCTCCGAGCTCATCGAGGCCGCGACCCCCGCGCTCGACTTCATCGAGTTCGACCGCGTGCGCGCCGGCGCCAACAGCGACCAGACGGCGTGGGAGGCCGTGCTCGGCGGGGCGCGCGAGCTCGCCGACCTCGGCGTCGAGCGCAACGTGCTGCGCCACCGGCCCGCCGACGTGCTCATCCGCGTCGCCGAGGACGGCTCGGTCGCCGATCTCGTGCGGCTGCTCGCCGCGGCCGCCCGCACGCGCGCGATCGTGCGCCTCTCGACCGCCGTCGAGGTGCCCGCGGGCGTGCTCAAGCTCTCGCGCCAGGCGATCCCGCACGTGCGCATCGAGGAGCTCGTCGAGGAGTCGGATGCCGGCTTCCGCGCGCGCATCGCATCGGGCGAGGCGCTCGCGGCGGTCGAGAACGAGGATGCGCTCGGCCTGACCCGCACGACCGAGCCGCTGCGACGCATCCGCCTCGTGGGCACCGACGCGGCGCTGCTGCCGGCGCTCGCCGAGCATCCGCAGGTCGCCGTCTACGACGGGCCGGTGACGACCGAGGGGCGGATCGAGCTGCTGCCGTTCGTGCGCGAGCAGTCGATCGCGATCACGGCGCACCGCTTCGGGCTGCCCGATCCGACGATGCTGGGGCTGCCGCTGTAGCGGGCCTGCTTGACTGGGCGGCATGCGGTACGGATACAAGGCCAGCGCCGAGCAGTTCAGCCCGAGCGAGCTGCTCGACCTCGTCGTGCTCGCCGAGCGGGTCGGCCTCGACAGCGCCTTCATCAGCGACCACCTGCAGCCGTGGCGGCACGAGGGAGGGCACGCCCCGAACGCCGTCGCGTGGCTCGGCATGGCGCTCGAGCGCACCGAGCGGCTCGTGCTCGGCACCTCGGTGCTCACGCCGACGCTGCGCTACCACCCGGCGGTCGTCGCGCAGCAGTTCGCGACGCTCGGGCAGGTGCACCCCGGCCGGCTCATCCTCGGGGTCGGCACCGGCGAGGCGCTCAACGAGCAGGCGATCGGCGTCGAGTACCCCGAGCTCGCCGAGCGCTTCGCGCGGCTGCGCGAGGCGGTGCGGCTCATCCGCCGCCTGTGGAGCGAAGAGCGCGTCGACTTCGAGGGCGACTTCTACCGCCTGAACGGCGCGACCATCTACGACCGGCCGGATGCCGCCGACCCCGCGCAGCGCATCCCCATCTACGTCGCGGGCGGCGGCCCCGCCACCACGCGCTACGCCGCGCGCTTCGCGGACGGCCACATCTGCACCTCGGGGAAGGGCGACGAGTACTACCGCGACACGATCGTCGCGAACCTCGAGGAGGGGCTCGCGAAGGCCGAGCGCGACTCGGCCGAGGTCGACCGGATGATCGAGATCAAGGTCTCGTACGACCGCGATGCCGACGCCGCGCTCGAGAACACGCGCTTCTGGGCGGCGCTCTCGCTCTCGCAGGAGCAGAAGCACGCGGTGCACGACCCGATCGAGATGCAGCGCCTCGCCGACGAGCTGCCGATCGAGCAGGTCGCGAAGCGCTGGATCGTGGGGTCGGATGCGTCGGCCGTCGCGGGCGCGATCGCCCACTACGCAGAGCTCGGCTTCACCCACCTGGTCTTCCACGGGCCGGGCGGCGACCAGCGCCGCTTCCTCGAGCAGTTCGCCGAGGACGTCTTGCCGCTGCTCCCCGCCCGCTGACGCGCCCCGCTGGTCGAGCGCGCCGCCCTGCCCCGCTGGTCGAGGAGCGCGCGCCGCAGGCGCTCGCGTCACGAGACCACGCCGCCCCATCCGCTCGTCGAGTAGCCCGCGCAGCGGGCGTATCGAGACGGACCCCCGCGGTCTCGATACGCCGCCTGCCGCGGCTGCTCGACCGGCGAGGGAACGGTGCATGCCGCCGCATGCCGCCCACCCCGCCGGTCGAGGAGCGCGCGCCGCAGGCGCACGCGTCACGAGACCACGCCGCCCCGCGCCGCTTGCAGCACCGCCGAGGTCACGTGCGCCGCAGCCGCCCGACGACCACCCAGCACAGCACGGCGAGCGCCGCGACGGCGCCGACGACGAGCCACGGCACCGGTGCCGCACCCTCGAGCGCGAGGGCGAGCGCCGCAGCGCCTTGCGCGACCGCCTGCACCGCGAGGAAGCCCGGCACCGCATCCCGCAGCACCGCGACCTCGATGCGCGCTCGCCACGAGACGGCATCCGCGACGACGCCGATGCGCAGCGCCGCGTGGGTGAGCAGCACGAGCACGGGCAGCTGCCATCCCAGTTCGCCACCCACCGCGAACATTCCGACGAGGGTACCGATCGCCGCGATGAGCAGGATCGGATGCGGCCAGCCGGCCACGACGGCGCCCGCCACGAGGCAGACCCAGAGCTCCGGGACGCCGAGCACCGCACCGGCCGCGCCGCACAGCGCGAGCAGCGTCAGCCGCAGCACGAGCGCCGGCACCGATCGCTCGGTCTCCAACGAGGTCGCCGGCGCATCGGCGGCTCGGCGGCCCGACCACGTCGGCGCGCTCACCGGGGCGCCCGCTGCCGGTCGCGCGAGAGCAGCTCGAGCGCCGCTCGAGCCCCGACCGGCTCGGGTCGGTCGTCGTCCCACCGCACCACCGAGGCGCCCGCGCGACGGAGCGCCTCGAGCCGGTCGTCGCGCCGAAGCGCCACGAGGCGATAGGCCATCGCCGTGCGGCTCGTGACCTCCGCACCGCGCGCGGTGGGGAGCACGTCGACGGCGACGACGCGGTGACCGGTGCGCCGCCACTGCAGCGCCACGGCCATCGCCTCGTCGTCGAGGAACGTCGAGAGGATGATCACGAGCGCGCCCGAGGGCACCTGCGGGGCGCGCACGCGCGCTCGCGGGGCGGTGCGCTCGGGTGCGGCGAGCGCGAGCCGGCGGATGATCCGGTCCAGGTGCCGACGACCGCCCGCGGGCCGCACGGGGCGCTGGCGCAGGCCGAGATCCTCGAGACCCACACGATCGCCCTGCCGCAGGTAGCTGTCGGCGAGCGAGGCCGCGGCCTCCCGCGCGATGTCCAGCGACGTCGCGTCATTCGGGTGCACGTCGCGCCCGCCTGCCCACGTGCCGACATCGGGCCCGACCTCGTCGCGGGAGTCGATCACGAGCACGACCGTCGCGTCGGCTGTCGACTGCGTGCGCCGCACGTAGAGGTCGCGGAGCTCGCCCGCGACCGTGCCGCGGCGCGCGCTCGCGCGCCAGTCGATGCGGCGCAGCCGATCTCCCGGGGCGAAGAGGCTCACATCGTGCAGCTCCGTGCCGTCCCCGATGCGCCGCGCCGCGTGAGGACCGACGAGTCCTTGCAGGCGCGGCGGCAGCGGCAGCGCGCCGAGCCGGCGCGGCTGCGGCAGCACGAGCGCGGCCGTCGGCCCCACGGTGACCACGTCGCTGACCGCACCCTGCTGCGCCGCGAGCCCGAGCACATCCACCTGGAACACCCACCGCTCGCCCGTGCGCGGGCTCGCGGTGCGCAGCGGCAGCGTCCGTGCCTCGCCAGGTACGAGCCGCACGAGGCGCTCAGTCGGGCGCGTGCCCGGGCCGGATGCCCTGACGCGCGCGGCGTGCGCGCCCAGCGGCGCCACTATGGTCACCGCGCTCCGCACGCCGGATCCTGCGGCCGTGCTCGTCGGGGGCTGCAGCTGCACGGAGAGCGACCCGGCGGGTCGACGCTCGGCGGCCGCGGCGCTCATGATCATCGGGGCCACGCCGAGCGCGGCGAGCTCGGCGCGACCGGTGAGCGCCCCGATCAGGAGCGCGAGGACACCGAGCATCAGGCCGGCCGTCACCGCCGTCGACGGAGCCCAGGCAGCGGTGCTCGCGCGGCGGCTCGTGCGAGGCGGTGCGTTCACGACACCGAAGGACGGGTCGCAGGCCCGGGCACCGCATCCAGCAGCGCCGCGACGACATCCTGCGCCTGGGTGCCGCCGGCCCACGATGCTGCGGTGAGCGTGAGTCGGTGCGCGAGCGCGTGGACCGCGACCGCCTTGACGTCCTCGGGCAGCGCGTAGTCCCGTCCGTCGAGCACCGCGAGCGCACGGCTGACGAGCAGCAGCGCCTGCGAGCCGCGCGGCGACGCGCCGACCTCGACCGCGCTGTGGACGCGGGTCGCGGATGCGAGGGCGACGCAGTAGGCGACGAGATCAGAATCCACCTCCACGGCTTCGACGCCCGCCTGCATCGCGAGCAGCTGGTCGGCCGTCACCACCTGCCGCACGTCGGCGCGCTCCCGCCGCCGCCCGAGCCGCCGCGCGAGCACGTCGGCCTCGGCCGCCGCCGTCGGATAGCCGACGGCGAGGCGCACCATGAAGCGGTCGAGCTGCGCCTCCGGCAGCGGGTACGTCCCCTCGTACTCGACCGGGTTCGAGGTCGCCACGACGTGGAACGGCGCGGGCAGCGGGAAGCTCGTGCCCTCGACAGAGACCTGTCGCTCGGCCATCGCCTCGAGCAGCGCCGACTGGGTCTTCGGCGCCGTGCGGTTGATCTCGTCGGCGAGGAGCAGTCCGGTGAACACCGGGCCCGGGCGGAATGCGAAGCCTGCGTCGGCGGGGTCGTAGACGTAGGAGCCGGTGATGTCGGCGGGCAGCAGGTCGGGCGTGCACTGCAGCCGCCGGAAGTCGAGCCCGAGCGCGGTGGCGAGCGAGCGCGCCGCGAGTGTCTTGCCGACCCCCGGTACGTCTTCGAACAGCACGTGCCCGCCCGCGAGGATCGCGGCGAGCGCGAGCCGCAGCGGCTGCGCCATGCCGACGACCGCAGTGCCGACCTCGCGCAGCACCTCGCCACCGAGGTCTGCGATGCGGGCGACGGGCATCGGCGCGAGGGTCGGGGCGGGCGGATGCGTCATGGACGGTCTCCTTGCAGGGTCTCGAGGGAAGTCAGGCAGTCGTCGAAGGCGCGGCTCGTCGGGGGTTCGAAGGCGCGCAGGGTGCGGAGGCCGCGGGCGCCGAGCGCCGCGGCGACGGCATCGTCGTCGTCTGGGTGGATGCCCGCGGTGCGCAGGCAACCGGCTGCGACTGCGCGGAGCTCGCGCATGCCCTGCTCCGTCACGCGACCGTCGCGATCGATGATCGACCAGGAGAGCTGGGCGATCTCGTGCCGCTGGCCGCCGCTGCGGCCACCGCCGGGCAGCTGCGGCAGCGACGGCTCCCGGCCGATGTCCGCACGGCCGATGAGTGCGCCGAGCACGGCGACGGCCGCGCCCGCGAGGGCGATGTTCGCGGGCTCGAAGGCGAGCAGCAGCATGACGAGCCCGACCGTGCCGGCGGCGAGTCCTGTCATGGTGAGTGGCAACCGCCTCACCGCGCCCCTCAGTGCCCCGCGAGGCGCTCGAGGCAGCGGCGCGCCTCGTCGACGTCGCCGCGCGTCATCCGGTCGGAGCGCGCGAACCGCGCGCGGTGGAACAGCCCCAGCAGTGTGCGGATGGTGTCGGCGTCCGCGTGGGTAGAGCGGAGCACGGATGCGGTGAACTCCGTCGGCGTCGCCGCGGGTGCCCGGTGCACGCCCGAGTCCGCGGCCGCAGCCTCGAGCGCGAGCCAGGCGGCGATGATCGCGTCGTCAGCGTCGTCGCGCTCGGCGAGCACGGCACGGGCCGCATCGACGCCCTGGCGGAGCGCCGGGAGGTCGGGTTCTCCCGCCTCGGCCACATCGTGGTCGGTCGTGGGGCGCGTCGTGCTGGCGACATCGCGGATGCGTGCGCGGGCGGCCCCGCGGATGAGTCGCAGCAGAACGGCGGCGACGACGATCGCGACCAGCGCCACGACGAGGACGACGAACCACGACACCGGCTGGCTCGTGTCGATCGGATCACCCGGCGGCGGCGTCTCCGCCGACGGCGTCTGGGTCGGCGCGGTGGTCTCGCTCGGCGCGCTCGGCGGCCCGCCGTCGAGCTCGCCCATCCGCCACGGTCCCGTGAGCGCGGCTCCCGCGACGACGGCGAGCGACACGAGCGCGGCGCTCGCCGGGAGCAGCCACACACCGCTCCCTGCAGCACGTCGCGGCCCGTCGCCTAGGGGTCCGTAGCGTCCGCGCATGCCGCCACGATATAGCCGGGGCCCTTCCTGTCCCTCGCCGACGCCGCCCGAGTCTGGGCTGGCGCGACGAGACACGATGGCGGGTACGGCGAAGGGCGAACGGACTCTTGCTCCCCGTACGAAGCGCGCTAGCGTCACCCAAAATCGATCCAAGGAGGAAGTTTTGTTCAAGCGCAAACTAGCGGCAGGAGCAGTTCTCGGGATGTTGATGGTGGTCGGCCTTCCGGTAGCCGCCCATGCGGCGGGTGACGCCAGCATCAACTGTGGGCGCACCGTCTGCGGCAACCTCATCTAGCGGAAAGCATCTCGGGTCGGGCGCGCGCAGAGTAGCGCGCGCCCGACCTCTTGTTTATTCCGCAGGGCATGGCGGCCTGCTCGTGACAATCGAGGCGAACGCCCCTACGCCGGCGCCGCCTCCGTCGCGACCCGCCGCACGAGCGGCAGCGCGCACGCCGTCGCGCCGAGCGTGACGACGACCGCCCCGACCGCCATGAGCATCCACGTCACGATCGACGC is a genomic window containing:
- a CDS encoding DUF58 domain-containing protein; protein product: MLGVLALLIGALTGRAELAALGVAPMIMSAAAAERRPAGSLSVQLQPPTSTAAGSGVRSAVTIVAPLGAHAARVRASGPGTRPTERLVRLVPGEARTLPLRTASPRTGERWVFQVDVLGLAAQQGAVSDVVTVGPTAALVLPQPRRLGALPLPPRLQGLVGPHAARRIGDGTELHDVSLFAPGDRLRRIDWRASARRGTVAGELRDLYVRRTQSTADATVVLVIDSRDEVGPDVGTWAGGRDVHPNDATSLDIAREAAASLADSYLRQGDRVGLEDLGLRQRPVRPAGGRRHLDRIIRRLALAAPERTAPRARVRAPQVPSGALVIILSTFLDDEAMAVALQWRRTGHRVVAVDVLPTARGAEVTSRTAMAYRLVALRRDDRLEALRRAGASVVRWDDDRPEPVGARAALELLSRDRQRAPR
- a CDS encoding AAA family ATPase — protein: MTHPPAPTLAPMPVARIADLGGEVLREVGTAVVGMAQPLRLALAAILAGGHVLFEDVPGVGKTLAARSLATALGLDFRRLQCTPDLLPADITGSYVYDPADAGFAFRPGPVFTGLLLADEINRTAPKTQSALLEAMAERQVSVEGTSFPLPAPFHVVATSNPVEYEGTYPLPEAQLDRFMVRLAVGYPTAAAEADVLARRLGRRRERADVRQVVTADQLLAMQAGVEAVEVDSDLVAYCVALASATRVHSAVEVGASPRGSQALLLVSRALAVLDGRDYALPEDVKAVAVHALAHRLTLTAASWAGGTQAQDVVAALLDAVPGPATRPSVS
- a CDS encoding DUF4129 domain-containing protein, with amino-acid sequence MWLLPASAALVSLAVVAGAALTGPWRMGELDGGPPSAPSETTAPTQTPSAETPPPGDPIDTSQPVSWFVVLVVALVAIVVAAVLLRLIRGAARARIRDVASTTRPTTDHDVAEAGEPDLPALRQGVDAARAVLAERDDADDAIIAAWLALEAAAADSGVHRAPAATPTEFTASVLRSTHADADTIRTLLGLFHRARFARSDRMTRGDVDEARRCLERLAGH